From a single Nicotiana tomentosiformis chromosome 2, ASM39032v3, whole genome shotgun sequence genomic region:
- the LOC104088942 gene encoding putative pentatricopeptide repeat-containing protein At5g36300 isoform X1: MQMRQKLLFRSSPAICPHGVWDLAPVYLKHHVDPIKRKMLPTSIKLLLQSRAKRCGFSVNCLFGTIDYSSNEQQTFHINGEEISYDLYNASICELCSEGDVDKAMGLLSQMEALGFHANYLSYTSLIAALGSVGRTLEADAIFHEMLSSGRRPGVKVFNALLRSFLRKGLLRLADKVLMLLEDLDVERNQETYEILLEYYVNAGRLEDTWLIVSKMRRESYRLNSFVYSKIIELYRDNGMWKKALGIVEEIREMGLRLDKRLFNSIIDTFGKYGELGEALEVFEKMRRDGIKPDFRTWNSLIRWHCKFGHLDTAIDLFDEMQEQGLYPDPKIFIIIITHLVEQGRWDVINKILKNMQGRGHHKSGAIYAVLVDIYGQQGRFQDAEYCLNALKLEGLQLSPSIFCVLAHAYAQQGLCEQTVKVLQIMEAEGMEPNLIMLNVLINAFGTAGRHMEALSIYQHIREMGITPDVVTYSTLMKAFMRAKKFDQVPKIYSEMESAGCTPDRKAREVLQSALMILEQRHC; the protein is encoded by the exons ATGCAGATGCGACAAAAGCTTCTTTTTAGATCCAGTCCAGCTATATGCCCTCATGGTGTGTGGGATCTTGCCCCTGTTTATCTGAAGCATCACGTTGATCCAATCAAACGCAAGATGCTACCTACATCAATTAAGCTTTTATTGCAAAGTAGAGCTAAAAGATGTGGCTTTTCAGTTAATTGTCTTTTTGGAACCATTGACTACTCGAGTAATGAGCAGCAGACTTTTCATATAAATGGTGAGGAGATTTCTTATGATTTATACAATGCATCCATTTGTGAGTTGTGTAGTGAAGGTGACGTTGATAAGGCAATGGGGTTGCTTTCCCAGATGGAGGCTTTGGGTTTTCATGCAAATTATTTGTCTTATACTAGTTTGATCGCTGCTCTTGGAAGTGTTGGCAGGACCTTGGAAGCTGATGCAATCTTTCATGAAATGCTATCTTCTGGTCGCAGGCCAGGGGTAAAGGTGTTCAATGCGTTACTTAGGAGCTTCCTGCGAAAAGGCCTCTTAAGGCTAGCAGATAAGGTCTTGATGTTACTTGAAGATTTGGATGTTGAGAGAAACCAAGAAACTTATGAGATCTTGCTTGAGTATTATGTCAATGCTGGGCGGTTGGAGGATACTTGGTTGATTGTCTCCAAAATGAGGAGAGAAAGTTATCGTTTAAATTCTTTTGTGTATAGTAAAATAATTGAACTGTATAGGGACAATGGGATGTGGAAAAAAGCACTAGGCATTGTGGAAGAGATCCGTGAGATGGGGTTACGATTGGATAAGCGTCTCTTTAATAGCATCATTGATACTTTTGGCAAGTATGGTGAGTTGGGAGAGGCCTTAGAAGTGTTTGAAAAAATGCGCCGAGATGGCATAAAGCCTGATTTTAGAACATGGAATTCTTTGATCCGGTGGCATTGCAAGTTTGGGCATCTTGATACTGCTATAGATTTGTTCGATGAGATGCAAGAACAAGGACTATACCCTGATCCAAAGATCTTCATTATCATTATTACCCATTTAGTGGAGCAGGGTAGGTGGGATGTTatcaataaaattctcaagaatatGCAAGGGAGAGGACATCACAAGAGTGGGGCTATTTACGCTGTCTTGGTTGATATTTATGGCCAGCAGGGTAGATTTCAGGATGCAGAGTATTGCTTAAATGCTCTGAAATTGGAAGGTCTTCAGCTTTCACCTAGCATCTTTTGTGTCCTGGCCCATGCCTACGCTCAGCAG GGATTATGTGAGCAGACTGTAAAGGTTCTGCAGATAATGGAAGCCGAAGGAATGGAACCAAACCTTATAATGCTAAATGTGTTGATCAATGCTTTCGGGACTGCTGGTAGGCATATGGAGGCACTATCAATTTACCAGCACATAAGGGAGATG GGTATTACTCCTGATGTGGTTACTTATAGTACTTTAATGAAGGCTTTTATGAGGGCTAAGAAGTTCGATCAG gtccccaagatatatagTGAAATGGAATCCGCTGGATGTACGCCAGATAGAAAGGCTAGAGAAGTGTTACAATCAGCATTGATGATCCTTGAACAGAGACATTGTTAG
- the LOC104088942 gene encoding putative pentatricopeptide repeat-containing protein At5g36300 isoform X2, which translates to MQMRQKLLFRSSPAICPHGVWDLAPVYLKHHVDPIKRKMLPTSIKLLLQSRAKRCGFSVNCLFGTIDYSSNEQQTFHINGEEISYDLYNASICELCSEGDVDKAMGLLSQMEALGFHANYLSYTSLIAALGSVGRTLEADAIFHEMLSSGRRPGVKVFNALLRSFLRKGLLRLADKVLMLLEDLDVERNQETYEILLEYYVNAGRLEDTWLIVSKMRRESYRLNSFVYSKIIELYRDNGMWKKALGIVEEIREMGLRLDKRLFNSIIDTFGKYGELGEALEVFEKMRRDGIKPDFRTWNSLIRWHCKFGHLDTAIDLFDEMQEQGLYPDPKIFIIIITHLVEQGRWDVINKILKNMQGRGHHKSGAIYAVLVDIYGQQGRFQDAEYCLNALKLEGLQLSPSIFCVLAHAYAQQGKIDFGMHYIYGMRNDSGSVFKLQILSLRCEYFQRGVSGMT; encoded by the exons ATGCAGATGCGACAAAAGCTTCTTTTTAGATCCAGTCCAGCTATATGCCCTCATGGTGTGTGGGATCTTGCCCCTGTTTATCTGAAGCATCACGTTGATCCAATCAAACGCAAGATGCTACCTACATCAATTAAGCTTTTATTGCAAAGTAGAGCTAAAAGATGTGGCTTTTCAGTTAATTGTCTTTTTGGAACCATTGACTACTCGAGTAATGAGCAGCAGACTTTTCATATAAATGGTGAGGAGATTTCTTATGATTTATACAATGCATCCATTTGTGAGTTGTGTAGTGAAGGTGACGTTGATAAGGCAATGGGGTTGCTTTCCCAGATGGAGGCTTTGGGTTTTCATGCAAATTATTTGTCTTATACTAGTTTGATCGCTGCTCTTGGAAGTGTTGGCAGGACCTTGGAAGCTGATGCAATCTTTCATGAAATGCTATCTTCTGGTCGCAGGCCAGGGGTAAAGGTGTTCAATGCGTTACTTAGGAGCTTCCTGCGAAAAGGCCTCTTAAGGCTAGCAGATAAGGTCTTGATGTTACTTGAAGATTTGGATGTTGAGAGAAACCAAGAAACTTATGAGATCTTGCTTGAGTATTATGTCAATGCTGGGCGGTTGGAGGATACTTGGTTGATTGTCTCCAAAATGAGGAGAGAAAGTTATCGTTTAAATTCTTTTGTGTATAGTAAAATAATTGAACTGTATAGGGACAATGGGATGTGGAAAAAAGCACTAGGCATTGTGGAAGAGATCCGTGAGATGGGGTTACGATTGGATAAGCGTCTCTTTAATAGCATCATTGATACTTTTGGCAAGTATGGTGAGTTGGGAGAGGCCTTAGAAGTGTTTGAAAAAATGCGCCGAGATGGCATAAAGCCTGATTTTAGAACATGGAATTCTTTGATCCGGTGGCATTGCAAGTTTGGGCATCTTGATACTGCTATAGATTTGTTCGATGAGATGCAAGAACAAGGACTATACCCTGATCCAAAGATCTTCATTATCATTATTACCCATTTAGTGGAGCAGGGTAGGTGGGATGTTatcaataaaattctcaagaatatGCAAGGGAGAGGACATCACAAGAGTGGGGCTATTTACGCTGTCTTGGTTGATATTTATGGCCAGCAGGGTAGATTTCAGGATGCAGAGTATTGCTTAAATGCTCTGAAATTGGAAGGTCTTCAGCTTTCACCTAGCATCTTTTGTGTCCTGGCCCATGCCTACGCTCAGCAG GGAAAAATTGATTTTGGGATGCATTACATTTATGGTATGAGGAATGACTCTGGGAGTGTCTTCAAATTGCAAATTCTTTCATTGAGATGTGAATATTTCCAACGTGGGGTCAGTGGCATGACTTAA
- the LOC138904268 gene encoding uncharacterized protein: MQIFLYSDPPLRVVAINGVKGIVKRIGSGLGKDVVMRPPSGGKEVHVLKQVKERKRKDVSGSPSSEKKKPAKRSRKPKEGSGVMSSEAVRHSRDQPEEGEENLACVRANVVIQQYSNLVEANQGTLAIIPEQQEAEIISSQAKMIERDTEGGSSQAVADISRDEFRIASVLHHEAFLRIREEHDAEVRNLTKKSDSYKLLSEKLRADLTAAREEHEEIAEQVRQRIEQIGQLNSQVDALLAEAEEFKRCMDNLASKKEAVEAQLELSDAQLRSAKENALGLIEKMKELQHRLDLATLDKSRFSQRTRNSQI, from the exons atgcaGATATTTCTCTACTCCGATCCGCCGTTACGCGTTGTCGCAATCaacggtgttaaagggattgtcaagagaatcggttcag GACTTgggaaagatgtagtcatgaggccACCATCTGGTGGCAAAGAAGTTCATGTCCTGAAGCAGGtgaaagaaaggaagagaaaagacgtaTCGGGCTCCCCGAGCTCAGAAAAGAAGAAACCGGCTAAGAGATCTCGAAAGCCGAAGGAGGGCTCTGGTGTTATGTCTTCAGAAGCTGTCCGCCATTCAAGGGACCagcccgaagaaggagaggagaatttagcctgcgtacgggctaatgttgtgattcaacagtATTCCAATTTGGTGGAAGCAAATCAGGGAACCTTGGCCATAATCCCAGAACAACAAGAAGCCGAGATTATCTCTTCTCAAGCTAAGATGATTGAAAGGGATACCGAGGGTGGATCCTCTCAGGCAGTAGCAGATATTTCAAGGGATGAATTCAGGATA gcttcggtgttgcatcacgaggcctttcttcgaatcagggaggagcatgatgccgaggttcggaacctcactaagaagagtgactcgtacaagcttcttagtgaaaaacttcgagcagatttgacagcGGCTCGGGAAGAGCATGAGGAGATTGCTGAGCAG gttcggcagaggatcgagcagattggacagcttaactcacaggtagatgcgctattggccgaggcagaagaatttaaaagGTGTATGGATAACCTTGCCTCAAAAAAGGAAGCCGTCGAAGCTCAATTGGAGCTGTCTGATGCCCAACTTCGATCTGCAAAAGAAAATGCTTTGGGGCtgatcgaaaagatgaaagagcttcagcatcgTTTGGATTTGGCCACTTTAGATAAAAGCAGATTTAGCCAAAGAACCCGAAATAGCCAGATCTAA